The window TCGCCTTTTTCAGGCCTTCGTGCCTGTCGCTGATTCGTGAGGTAGTTGAGTTCATGTCCTTTACCCGTCGCCAAATTCTCGGTGGCCTGGCCGGTCTTGTTGTCGTGGGTGTCGGTGCGGGTGGCGCGTCGCGATACTGGCTGGGCAAGCGCGCCGACGCCGAAGCGGGCCACGACTATGAGCTGATCGCGGCGCCGCTGGACGTCGAGCTGGTGGTGGGGCACAAGACCCCGGCCTGGGCGTTCGGCCCATCGGCGCCGGGCACCGAGTTGCGGGTGCGCCAGGGCGAATGGCTGCGGGTGCGTTTCATCAACCACCTGCCGGTCGCCACGACCATTCACTGGCACGGCATTCGTTTGCCGCTGGAAATGGATGGCGTGCCTTACGTGTCGCAACTTCCGGTGCTGCCGGGGGAATATTTCGACTACAAATTCCGTGTGCCGGACGCCGGCAGCTACTGGTATCACCCACATGTGAACAGCAGCGAGGAACTAGGTCGTGGCCTCGTCGGACCGTTGATTGTCGAAGAACGCGAACCAACCGGTTTCAAATACGAAAAGACCCTGAGCCTGAAAAACTGGCACATCGATGAACAGGGTAGCTTCGTCGAGTTCAGCATTCCCCGTGAAGCGGCCCGTGGTGGCACGGCGGGGCGCCTGTCGACCATCAACGGAGTGCCGCTGCCGGTCATCGACCTGCCTGCCGGGCAGATCACTCGGGTACGGCTGCTGAACCTCGACAACACCCTGACCTATCGTCTGAACATTCCCGGTGTCGAGGCGCAGATCTATGCGCTGGACGGCAACCCGGTAGAACCGCGCCCGATGGGCAAGGAATACTGGCTCGGCCCCGGCATGCGCATTTGCCTGGCGATCAAGGCCCCGGCGGCCGGTGAAGAGTTGTCCTTGCGCAACGGTCCGGTACGCCTGGGGACGTTCCGTTCGGTGGCCAATACCGATGCGCCAAACGAATGGCCACCCGCGCTGCCCGCCAACCCGGTGGCCGAACCGGACCTGGCCAACGCCGAGAAACTCAACTTCAATTTCGAATGGGTCGGCTCGGTGTCGGTCAATGTCGAAAACGGCAAGCCGCCCAGCCTGTGGCAGATCAACGGCAAGGCCTGGGACATCACCGACAAGACCTGCGCCGATCGGCCGATTGCCAAGCTCGAAAAGGGCAAGAGCTACATTTTCGAATTGAAGAACATGACTCAGTATCAACACCCGATTCACCTGCACGGCATGAGCTTCAAGGTCATTGCCTCGAATCGGCACAAAGTCATTCCGTATTTCACCGACACCTATCTGCTGGGCAAGAACGAGCGCGCGCAAGTGGCGCTGGTGGCAGATAATCCCGGCGTGTGGATGTTCCACTGCCACGTGATCGATCACATGGAAACCGGCCTGATGGCCGCTATCGAGGTGGCGTGATGCGTCAGATTCGTCCCGCCGCGATCATCGACCGCAGCCGTGACCAAGACTTCATGCGTGAAGCGCTGGCACTGGCGGCCCAAGGTGCCGCCCTCGGCGAAGTGCCGGTGGGCGCGGTGCTGGTGCAGGACGGTGAAATCATCGGTCGTGGCTTCAATTGCCCGATCAGCGGCAACGACCCGAGCGCCCATGCCGAGATGGTCGCCATCCGCGCCGCCGCCCAGGCCGTCAGCAACTATCGTCTGACGGGCAGTACGCTGTACGTCACGCTGGAGCCGTGCAGCATGTGCGCCGGGCTGATCGTGCATTCGCGGATCGCGCGCGTGGTGTATGGCGCGCTGGAGCCGAAAGCGGGGATTGTGCAGAGCCAGGGACAGTTTTTTACCCAGGGCTTTTTGAATCACCGGGTGTTGTATGAGGGTGGGGTGTTGGCGGAGGAGTGTGGGGCTGTTCTGAGCGAGTTCTTCAAGGCCCGGCGCGCCAAAGCATCAGACTAAAAAAACAACACCAAACCCTGTGGAAGCTGGCTTGCCAGCGATGGCATCGGCACATCAAACATTGATGCCGACTGAACCACCGCTATCGCTGGCAAGCCAGCTCCCACAGGTTTTTGCTGTGTTCGGAAAAGATGGGTTACTTCTTCGCCACAATCACCGCCCGCATCGGCGCCGGCAGCCCTTCAAT of the Pseudomonas sp. MAG733B genome contains:
- a CDS encoding multicopper oxidase family protein yields the protein MSFTRRQILGGLAGLVVVGVGAGGASRYWLGKRADAEAGHDYELIAAPLDVELVVGHKTPAWAFGPSAPGTELRVRQGEWLRVRFINHLPVATTIHWHGIRLPLEMDGVPYVSQLPVLPGEYFDYKFRVPDAGSYWYHPHVNSSEELGRGLVGPLIVEEREPTGFKYEKTLSLKNWHIDEQGSFVEFSIPREAARGGTAGRLSTINGVPLPVIDLPAGQITRVRLLNLDNTLTYRLNIPGVEAQIYALDGNPVEPRPMGKEYWLGPGMRICLAIKAPAAGEELSLRNGPVRLGTFRSVANTDAPNEWPPALPANPVAEPDLANAEKLNFNFEWVGSVSVNVENGKPPSLWQINGKAWDITDKTCADRPIAKLEKGKSYIFELKNMTQYQHPIHLHGMSFKVIASNRHKVIPYFTDTYLLGKNERAQVALVADNPGVWMFHCHVIDHMETGLMAAIEVA
- the tadA gene encoding tRNA adenosine(34) deaminase TadA; the encoded protein is MRQIRPAAIIDRSRDQDFMREALALAAQGAALGEVPVGAVLVQDGEIIGRGFNCPISGNDPSAHAEMVAIRAAAQAVSNYRLTGSTLYVTLEPCSMCAGLIVHSRIARVVYGALEPKAGIVQSQGQFFTQGFLNHRVLYEGGVLAEECGAVLSEFFKARRAKASD